In Chrysoperla carnea chromosome 2, inChrCarn1.1, whole genome shotgun sequence, the following proteins share a genomic window:
- the LOC123292107 gene encoding myosin heavy chain, muscle isoform X1: protein MPKVVKQEGDDPDPTPYLFVSLEQKRIDQTKPYDAKKTCWVPDDKEGFVLGEIKATKGDQVTVTVPGGEDKVFKKELVTQVNPPKYEKAEDMSNLTYLNDASVLHNLKQRYYHKLIYTYSGLFCVAINPYKRFPVYTLRCAKLYRGKRRNEVPPHIFAISDGAYVNMLTNHENQSMLITGESGAGKTENTKKVIAYFATVGASSKKDQASEKKGSLEDQVVQTNPVLEAFGNAKTVRNDNSSRFGKFIRIHFGPSGKLAGADIETYLLEKARVISQQSLERSYHIFYQMMSGSVEGLKPLCLLSDDIKDYYFVSQGKTTIPGMDDGEECQLTDQAFDILGFTKQEKDDIYKITAAVMHMGSMKFKQRGREEQAEADGTEDGEKVAQLLGVDCGELYKALLKPRIKVGNEFVTQGRNKDQVAYSVGAMSKGMFDRLFKFLVKKCNETLDTKQKRQHFIGVLDIAGFEIFDYNGFEQLCINFTNEKLQQFFNHHMFVLEQEEYKKEGIDWAFIDFGMDLLACIELIEKPMGILSILEEESMFPKATDRTFEEKLNNNHLGKSPNFLKPKPPKPGQAAAHFAIGHYAGNVPYNITGWLEKNKDPLNDTVVDLYKKGTNALLREIFADHPGQSGTAAEAKGAGRGKKGGGFATVSSAYKEQLNNLMTTLRSTQPHFVRCIIPNELKQPGVIDSHLVMHQLTCNGVLEGIRICRKGFPNRMVYPDFKLRYKILNPAPVDKESDIKKAAALILESTSLDPDMYRLGHTKVFFRAGVLGQMEELRDERLSKILSWMQSWIRGYLSRKDFIKLQEQRLALQVVQRNLRKYLQLRTWPWWKLWQKVKPLLNVTRVEDELAKLEEKAQKAQEAFEREEKARKELEVLHAKLLEEKTALLGQLAGEKGSLGEITEKANKLAAQKADLESQLHDTQDRLTSEEDARQQLAQAKKKLEQELAGLKKDVEDLELTVQKTEQDKATKDHQIRNLNDEIAHQDELINKLNKEKKNQGEINQKTAEELQAAEDKVNHLNKVKAKLEQTLDELEDSLEREKKLRGDVEKSKRKVEGDLKLTQEAVADLERNKKELEQTVQRKDKEISSLSAKLEDEQSLVGKTQKQIKELQARIEELEEEVEAERQARAKAEKQRADLARELEELGERLEEAGGATSAQIELNKKREAELSKLRRDLEESNIQHEGTLANLRKKHNDAVAEMGEQIDQLNKMKARAEKEKAQYFGELNDLRAGVDHLANEKAAAEKIAKQLTQQLNDVQGKLDETNRTLNDFDAAKKKLSIENSDLLRQLEEAESQVSQLSKIKISLTTQLEDTKRLADEEGRERATLLGKFRNLEHDLDNLREQVEEEAEGKADLQRQLSKANAEAQLWRSKYESEGVARAEELEEAKRKLQARLAEAEETIESLNQKCLALEKTKQRLATEVEDLSLEVDRATAIANAAEKKQKAFDKIIGEWKLKVDDLAAELDASQKECRNYSTELFRLKGAYEEGQEQLEAVRRENKNLADEVKDLLDQIGEGGRNIHEIEKARKRLEAEKDELQAALEEAEAALEQEENKVLRAQLELSQVRQEIDRRIQEKEEEFENTRKNHQRALDSMQASLEAEAKGKAEALRMKKKLEADINELEIALDHANKANAEAQKNIKRYQQQLKDVQTALEEEQRARDDAREQLGISERRANALQNELEESRTLLEQADRGRRQAEQELADAHDQLNELSAQNASVSAAKRKLESELQTLHSDLDELLNEAKNSEEKAKKAMVDAARLADELRAEQDHAQTQEKLRKALETQIKELQVRLDEAEANALKGGKKAIQKLEQRVRELENELDGEQRRHADAQKNLRKSERRIKELSFQSEEDRKNHERMQDLVDKLQQKIKTYKRQIEEAEEIAALNLAKFRKAQQELEEAEERADLAEQAISKFRAKGRAGSTARGASPAPHRSLARPQLDGLSFPPRFDLHPEGEI from the exons ATGCCGAAAGTCGTAAAACAGGAAGGAGATGATCCCGATCCAACTCCATACCTGTTTGTATCTCTCGAACAAAAACGTATCGATCAAACAAAGCCCTACGATGCCAAGAAAACATGCTGGGTGCCGGACGACAAAGAAGGTTTTGTTCTCGGTGAGATCAAAGCCACCAAAGGTGATCAAGTCACCGTAACCGTTCCCGGTGGTGAG gaCAAAGTCTTCAAGAAAGAACTCGTAACACAAGTCAATCcaccaaaatatgaaaaagctgaggatatgtcaaatttgacataccTTAACGATGCCTCTGTACTTCATAATCTTAAACAGAGATATTACCATAAACTTATTTAC ACATACTCAGGTCTCTTCTGTGTTGCTATCAACCCTTATAAGAGATTCCCTGTATACACACTTCGTTGTGCTAAATTATACCGTGGTAAAAGGCGTAATGAAGTTCCACCACATATTTTCGCTATTTCTGACGGTGCCTACGTTAACATGTTAACTA ACCATGAAAATCAATCTATGTTGATTAC TGGTGAATCTGGTGCCGGTAAAACTGAAAACACGAAGAAAGTAATTGCTTACTTCGCCACCGTTGGTGCCTCATCCAAAAAAGACCAAGCTTCTGAAAAGAAGGGAAGTTTAGAAGATCAAGTCGTACAAACTAACCCTGTACTTGAAGCTTTCGGTAACGCTAAGACCGTGCGTAATGACAACTCTTCACGTTTC GGTAAATTCATCCGTATTCATTTCGGTCCATCTGGTAAATTGGCTGGTGCTGATATTGAAACTT ACTTGCTTGAAAAAGCTCGTGTCATCTCTCAACAATCTCTTGAACGGTCCTACCACATTTTCTACCAAATGATGTCTGGATCCGTTGAAGGATTAAAAC CCTTGTGTCTTCTCAGCGACGATATCAAAGATTATTACTTCGTCTCCCAAGGAAAAACCACAATTCCCGGTATGGATGACGGTGAAGAATGTCAGCTCACTGAC CAAGCCTTCGATATTCTTGGTTTCACCAAACAAGAAAAGGATGATATTTACAAGATCACCGCCGCTGTTATGCACATGGGTTCCATGAAATTCAAACAACGTGGTCGTGAAGAACAAGCTGAAGCTGATGGCACAGAG gATGGTGAAAAAGTTGCTCAACTTTTGGGTGTTGACTGTGGTGAATTATACAAAGCTTTACTTAAGCCACGTATTAAGGTCGGTAATGAATTCGTCACCCAAGGTCGTAACAAGGATCAAGTAGCCTACTCTGTTGGTGCTATGTCAAAGGGTATGTTTGATCGTCTCTTCAAATTCTTGGTCAAGAAATGTAACGAAACTCTTGACACCAAACAAAAACGTCAACACTTCATTGGTGTACTGGATATTGCTGGTTTCGAAATCTTCGac TACAACGGTTTCGAGCAATTGTGTATCAACTTTACCAatgaaaaattacaacaattcTTTAACCATCACATGTTCGTACTTGAACAAGAAGAATACAAAAAAGAGGGTATTGACTGGGCCTTCATCGATTTTGGAATGGACTTGTTAGCTTGTATTGAGCTTATTGAAAAG cCTATGGGTATCTTGTCCATCCTTGAAGAAGAATCTATGTTCCCCAAAGCTACTGACAGAACCTTTGAGGAAAAATTGAACAACAACCATTTGGGTAAATCACCAAACTTCTTGAAACCAAAACCACCAAAACCAGGTCAAGCTGCCGCTCACTTCGCTATTGGGCATTATGCTGGTAATGTACCATACAACATAACCGGTTGGTTAGAAAAGAACAAGGATCCCTTGAACGACACTGTTGTCGATTTATACAAGAAGGGTACAAATGCACTTTTACGTGAAATCTTCGCTGATCATCCAGGTCAATCTGGTACAGCTGCTGAAGCTAAAG GAGCTGGTCGTGGTAAGAAGGGTGGTGGTTTCGCCACTGTATCTTCTGCCTATaag GAACAATTGAACAACTTGATGACCACTTTGAGATCAACTCAACCTCACTTCGTCCGTTGTATCATCCCCAATGAATTGAAACAACCTG GTGTCATTGACTCACATCTTGTTATGCATCAATTGACATGTAACGGTGTACTTGAAGGTATCCGTATTTGTCGTAAAGGTTTCCCCAACAGGATGGTGTACCCAGATTTCAAACTTCg ATACAAGATCCTCAACCCTGCCCCCGTAGACAAAGAATCTGATATTAAGAAAGCAGCTGCACTCATCTTGGAATCAACTTCTCTTGATCCTGATATGTACCGTTTGGGACACACCAAG GTATTCTTCCGTGCTGGTGTCTTGGGTCAAATGGAAGAACTTCGTGATGAACGTCTTTCTAAGATCCTTTCTTGGATGCAATCATGGATTCGTGGTTACCTCTCAAGAAAAGACTTCATCAAATTACAAGAACAACG tcTTGCCTTACAAGTTGTACAACGTAACTTGCGCAAATACTTGCAACTCCGTACCTGGCCATGGTGGAAATTGTGGCAAAAGGTCAAACCTCTTCTCAACGTCACCAGAGTCGAGGACGAACTTGCc AAATTGGAAGAGAAAGCCCAAAAAGCACAAGAAGCTTTTGAACGTGAAGAAAAAGCACGTAAAGAACTTGAAGTACTTCATGCAAAATTGTTGGAAGAAAAGACCGCTCTCTTGGGTCAATTGGCTGGTGAAAAAGGATCTTTAGGTGAAATCACCGAAAAGGCTAACAAACTCGCAGCTCAAAAGGCTGACTTAGAATCACAATTACAT gaTACTCAAGACCGTCTTACCTCAGAGGAAGATGCTCGTCAACAACTTGCTCAAGCTAAAAAGAAGTTGGAACAAGAGCTTGCTGGTTTGAAGAAAGATGTTGAAGATCTTGAATTAACTGTTCAAAAAACTGAACAAGACAAAGCCACCAAAGACCATCAAATCCGCAATTTGAATGATGAGATCGCACACCAAGATGAACTCATCAACAAATTGAACAAAGAAAAGAAGAACCAAGGTGAAATTAACCAAAAAACAGCTGAAGAACTTCAAGCCGCCGAAGACAAGGTTAACCATTTGAACAAAGTCAAGGCTAAACTTGAACAAACTTTGGATGAACTTGAAGATTCATTGGAACGTGAAAAGAAATTACGTGgtgatgttgaaaaatcaaagagGAAGGTAGAAGGTGACCTTAAACTTACCCAAGAAGCTGTTGCTGACTTAGAACGCAACAAGAAAGAACTTGAACAAACTGTTCAACGTAAAGACAAAGAAATCTCATCATTGTCTGCCAAATTGGAAGATGAACAATCCCTTGTTGgcaaaacacaaaaacaaatcaAGGAATTGCAAGCTCGCATTGAAGAACTTGAAGAAGAAGTTGAAGCTGAACGTCAAGCACGTGCCAAGGCTGAAAAACAACGTGCCGATTTGGCCCGCGAACTTGAAGAACTTGGTGAACGTCTTGAAGAAGCTGGTGGTGCAACATCTGCCCAAATTGAGCTCAACAAGAAACGTGAAGCTGAACTCAGCAAACTTCGTCGTGACCTCGAAGAATCTAACATCCAACATGAAGGTACATTGGCTAACTTACGTAAGAAGCACAATGACGCCGTAGCTGAAATGGGAGAACAAATTGACCAACTCAACAAAATGAAAGCCcg aGCTGAAAAAGAAAAGGCCCAATACTTCGGTGAATTGAACGATCTCCGTGCTGGAGTTGACCATCTTGCAAACGAGAAG gCCGCTGCAGAAAAGATTGCTAAACAACTTACACAACAACTTAATGACGTACAAGGCAAATTAGACGAAACCAATCGCACACTTAATGACTTCGATGCCGCCAAGAAGAAGCTTTCAATTGAAAACTCTGACTTACTCCGTCAACTCGAAGAAGCCGAATCACAAGTCTCCCAACTTTCAAAGATCAAGATTTCATTGACCACACAACTCGAAGACACCAAACGTCTTGCTGATGAAGAAGGTCGTGAACGTGCTACTTTACTCGGCAAATTCCGTAACTTGGAACACGATTTGGACAACCTTCGTGAACAAGTTGAAGAAGAAGCTGAAGGTAAAGCTGACTTACAACGCCAACTCAGCAAAGCTAATGCTGAAGCTCAATTATGGAGATCTAAATACGAATCTGAAGGAGTTGCCCGTGCTGAAGAACTTGAGGAAGCTAAACGCAAGTTACAAGCTCGTCTCGCTGAAGCCGAAGAAACAATTGAATCACTCAACCAAAAATGCTTGGCTCTTGAAAAGACCAAACAACGTCTTGCCACAGAAGTTGAAGATTTATCACTTGAAGTTGACCGTGCCACCGCTATTGCCAATGCTgctgaaaagaaacaaaaagcATTCGACAAAATCATTGGTGAATGGAAACTTAAAGTTGATGATCTTGCTGCTGAACTTGATGCCAGCCAAAAGGAATGCCGTAACTACTCCACTGAACTCTTCCGTCTCAAGGGAGCTTATGAAGAAGGACAAGAACAACTTGAAGCTGTCCGCCGTGAAAACAAGAACTTGGCTGATGAAGTCAAAGACTTACTCGACCAAATTGGAGAAGGTGGCCGCAACATCCATGAAATTGAAAAAGCAAGAAAACGTCTTGAAGCCGAAAAAGACGAACTTCAAGCCGCTCTTGAAGAAGCTGAAGCCGCTCTTGAACAAGAAGAAAACAAAGTACTTCGTGCTCAACTCGAATTATCTCAAGTACGTCAAGAAATTGACCGCCGCATCCAAGAGAAAGAAGAAGAATTCGAAAACACACGCAAAAACCACCAACGTGCATTGGACTCAATGCAAGCCTCCCTTGAAGCCGAAGCTAAAGGTAAGGCTGAGGCCCTTCGCATGAAGAAGAAGTTGGAAGCTGACATCAACGAATTGGAAATTGCTCTTGACCATGCCAACAAAGCTAACGCTGAAGCACAAAAGAACATCAAACGTTACCAACAACAACTTAAAGATGTTCAAACCGCTCTTGAAGAAGAACAACGTGCCCGCGATGATGCTCGTGAACAACTTGGTATTTCTGAACGTCGTGCTAACGCTCTTCAAAACGAACTTGAAGAATCTAGAACACTTTTGGAACAAGCTGACCGTGGCCGTCGTCAAGCCGAACAAGAATTGGCTGATGCTCATGATCAATTAAACGAATTATCAGCACAAAATGCTTCAGTTTCTGCTGCCAAGAGGAAACTCGAATCAGAACTCCAAACCTTACACTCCGACTTAGATGAACTTCTTAACGAAGCTAAGAACTCAGAAGAAAAGGCCAAGAAAGCCATGGTTGATGCTGCCAGATTAGCTGATGAGCTCCGTGCTGAACAAGACCACGCACAAACTCAAGAAAAATTACGAAAGGCTCTTGAAACACAAATCAAAGAATTGCAAGTACGATTGGATGAAGCCGAAGCTAACGCACTTAAAGGTGGAAAGAAAGCAATCCAAAAATTGGAACAACGTGTACGCGAATTAGAAAATGAACTTGATGGAGAACAAAGACGACATGCTGACGCACAAAAGAACTTACGTAAATCAGAACGTCGCATCAAGGAATTGAGCTTCCAATCTGAAGAAGACCGCAAGAACCACGAACGTATGCAAGATCTTGTAGACAAACTTCAACAAAAGATCAAAACATACAAGAGGCAGATCGAAGAAGCAGAAGAAATTGCTGCTCTCAATCTTGCCAAATTCCGAAAAGCACAACAAGAATTAGAAGAAGCCGAAGAACGAGCTGACTTAGCCGAACAAGCTATTTCCAAATTCCGTGCAAAGGGACGTGCCGGATCTACTGCCCGTGGTGCTAGCCCAGCG CCTCACCGATCGTTGGCTCGACCACAATTGGACGGATTAAGCTTCCCACCTAGGTTCGACCTCCATCCCGAAGGGGAAATCTAA